A stretch of DNA from Lawsonibacter asaccharolyticus:
GACAATGACAAGAAGGCCTCCGCATACGGCTGCGCGGCTGTATATGCACCCAAGTTATACATACAGTGAGGAGCACGCTAACAGTGAATATGTCTGCCCGCTGAAGCTGGTGAGCGGCAGCTATAACGAGCAGCAAAAGTCCTTTGTCGAGTTCTTTAAGAGGAACAGCGTGGATAAGAACATCACTGTGATTGAGAACACCGAGGATGGTAAAGCCCTTCCTCTGGAGCTGATTGGCGCCTACCGGAGCGACGGGGTTACCGTTCAAGAGGCTTTGCTCGCCTGCGATGAATCCGACCTGAATTACCGCGGGCTTTCCCTGCGGACCGTTATGGCTGATGGCATTCTGAGCTACTATTACGTTTACATCCCGGAGGCTGTGCGAAATTCCACTGAAAAGGTTCCTGTGGTCTTGGCCATGAGCCGGAAAAGTGCCCGTTATACCGACTATGTCTACAGCTCAGGGTGAATCAATGTTGCTGATGATGAAAACATCATCGTAGCGTTTCCTTTGACATTACCGGACATAAGTGTGAATGTAAACGGCGTATACACCGCCCTTGCTTGGGTGCGATGGGATGACACAAACTTCATCCAGAGCTATGTTGTGCCTGATATCCTGTTGAAAGACAACGCAGATCCATCTCGAATTTATGCCTTTGGACATTCCAGCGGGTGCTGTATGGCCATCGCTCAGGCTATCAGCAGCGGCGACAACGGAGACCCCTTTGCCGCGGTGAGCGGGACTGGCGGCTAGCTGGGCTACTGGGAACCTCTGGGCTTCGCTACGGAAGATGAGGCCTATGATACAAAGGGTGACAACGGCGACGGTGTTTACACCATGTATGAAAAGAACGACCGTTTCGATGACACGCTTCAAATTCCCACACAGATTTTCTATGGCGAAGAAGATGCGGTAATGGCTTGGGCTATGAGGACGCCTAATGCTCAACCCGGTCGCCCCGACTTTGTGAATCCCGGCGTCTTCCGTATGTTCCAGTTTTACAGGGAGTATTACGCCCTTGGCGAAAGCATGAATGAGATGATGCAAAAGGGCATCTCCTATCGGGATGGAGATTTCAGTACCCACGTCTTCAATAACGAGGACAATGTGCCCATTCTGTGCTATGAGATTGTGAAAGGGGTCGGCCATATCCAGAATGAAGCGGAAGTGCGCAGGGCCTACGCATACTTTAAGGGGTTCCAGATGGACAGTGAGGACAATATCTCTTACACCGGCGTCTCGATGATACCGGCATAACCGAGGAACTGTTGGCCCTTGACTCCTACGGATGGTTTGCCGACGGGAAGAAGTGGGATTCCTACAAAGATATTGCCGCGTCCGACTGGTTCCAAGCGGGTGTGAAATATGTCAGCGAAAACAATTTGATGTCTGGCGTTTCTGATACCGGTTTTGCTCCCAACACTGCGATCAGCCACGCTGATACCGTACTGAGTCTTTGGCATCTGGCAGGTGAGCCGAGTGCCTGCTGTGCGCTTCCCTATGAGAATGTAGAATCAGATGCCTATAGATCGGCCATCCTTTGGGCTGTTAAGATGGACATTATCGGCGAGGGTGGAAGCACTAGTTTTGACTATGACGGCACTGTCACCCGTGAAGAGTTTGCCCTTATGCTCTATAAGTGCGCCGGGTCTCCGGAGACCAAGGGCACACTGAATGCGTTCCCCGCAAAAGAGAAGGTCAGCGACAGCTCCCAGAAAGCACTGCAATGGGCCGTCGGAAAAGGAATCATCCTCGGCAAAAGTGACCGCTTCCTTGATCCTGCCAGTATGATCTCCCGCGCTGAAACGGCAACTATACTGGAGCGTTATTGTAAGATCAAATAACAACTGACGAGGAAAATATTTCCCCCAAAACTGCTACACCATATCAAGGAAAAGGCCACCAGCGGTTCGTCTGAACTGCTGGTGGCCTTGCCTTATTCAGAATCACATTGGCGTTGGATACCGCATGATAAAGGTGGAATGAGTAGAAAGCGCAACTATCTTCCTCTTCCCTTCCCTGTACACATATCCTAAGGAAGCCTTCCCTAAGCGCGCTACCGCCCCCAGCTATGAGGTGGTGTTCGACGGTCTACCCATGACACACTCGGTGATCCAGCTGCGCCTGACCGATGTCCAGAAGTTTGACAGCGGTGCCGTGTGGCTTCGGTATTCTATTGCCCAATAACATCCTCAAATTCTGACGGGGAATAAAAGAAGAAAGGCCTTCAGCCATTTACAGATGCCCTATGCTCCGCTATACTGAGAGCTGAAAGAGCGGGAGGTGCGGCGATGACGGGCAGGCGAATCTGCGCCGGGTACTATCGGCGGTATGACAGGAGGGTAGTCTATGTGGTCTCGCTGGCCACCGATGCTGACACTGGCGAGGAAACAGCGGTCTGGACTGCCTACCCATTCGTGGATGTCCCAAAGTACTATACCTCCAGCAAAAAATCCTTCTGCGCTTTCGTGGAAGTGAACGGTAAGTGGAAAGTCAAGTATAAGCGGTTGATCAACATGAAGATATCGGGAGAGGCCGTAGAGCGGCTGGAAGAGGAGGGCTTCCGTGGGCCGGTTCGTAAACGGCAACGACCACCGCTGGATGAAGCATACAACTCCCGAAAGTATCAGCAGGCCGATACCTATTACACATACGCAAAAGATCTCTGTGAGCACTACAACTTCGACTGAAACAAATATTGCCTCTGCTTGAAGAAAAGAAGATTCGTTGCCATCACCAGGAGTGGCTTCGCCAAACTGAAAGAGGACCTGCAGTTTCTGGATAACACCCTGAAAACCGTGCTGTCGGAGTACCAGGACTACTTCCGGGAGTGGTTCATAGATGGCCTGTCCATCCGCAAATATGCCGAGAACCATCAGTCGAACCGGGGCAGTGTGGATTATCTGCAAAAGAAATTCTTTTCTGCTCTGGCCTGCCTGCTGAAAGAACGGGACGAGGCGGAGGGAATATGCCAACTGCGGAAACCAGTACAAAAGTGAATTACTGTAACCTCAAACGGAGCATCTGCGACAAAGCAGGCGCTCCGTTTTTTCTGTCAAGAGTGTGTCAAAGGGATATGATCTCCCCAATACATAGTGGAAAGGAACATCAGACGGCATCCGAAAATTATATCAAAACTATGTCATCTGCAAATGTTATCGGCAAGAGAAGTAGAGGGGTATTCGTGTGGAATTGCAGAGGCTGCGTTCAGCAGACAAATCAAAATCGGGGTATTCCGTTTTCGTTAGGCCCCAAAATTTAGTCGGATGTCTTACAAAATTTGAGT
This window harbors:
- a CDS encoding esterase PHB depolymerase family; its protein translation is MTLPDISVNVNGVYTALAWVRWDDTNFIQSYVVPDILLKDNADPSRIYAFGHSSGCCMAIAQAISSGDNGDPFAAVSGTGG